CTGATCCTCGAGTACCGCGGCGCCACCCTGGGCGACGTCTACCGCGCCGCGGCCGTCATCGAGCCGCCCTGCGTACGCCAGTTGGCCGCCAAGCACACGGCGGACGACATCAAGCGACTGCGTGACGCGGTGGCGGCCGAGAAGGCCGTACTGGACGACCCGCTGAGCCTGGTCGACGCCCAGGACACCTTCCACGCCCTGCTGGTCGAGCTGACCGGCAACCAGACGCTGATCCTCCTGTGCGGCATGCTGCGCAACATCATCGACCGGGCCAACGCCTCGTACACCGCGGCCGCCACCGACGCGGCGACCCAGAAGGCACAGGCCCTCAAGGGGCACCGGGCCCATGTGCGCCTGGTCGGGCTGATCGAGTCCGGCAAGGCCGACGAGGCGGAGAAGCTGTGGCAGCGCCACATCAGCGGCGCCGACGACGTGGTGAACGGGGCCGGCCCCAAGACGGTGCTCGAACTCATCGACTGACCAGGCGAATCCTCATCGGCCGACCGCGCCGATCGAGGATCGCCGAGCCGTTTCCCCCTCACCCCTTGCGCCTCCGAAACAGTTAGATAATTATAGGAGGCGTACTGAATAGATCTGGGGTCCGGAGGCGACGGCCATGGCCGAACAGCGCAAGCGCATCTTCGACTGCGACCAGCACATGTACGAGGAACGGGACTCCTTCACCCGCTACCTCCCGAAGGAGTTCCTCGGCCAGGCAGTGGCCCCGGTGACACTCGCGGACGGCCGCGAGGTCATCCTCGCCGGGGACCGGATCGTGGTCTGCCTGGAGCCGGAGTTCGGGCAGGTCTACCGGCCCGGCTCGCTCAAGGAGATGCTCAAGGCGATGGCCTCGGGCAACCCCGACGAGACGTACCAGTTCGAGCCGATGCACGAGTCGTACCAGAACCGCGAGGCCCGGCTGCGCGTCATGGACGAGCAGGGCCTCGACCAGACGATCATCTACCCGGGTGGCTGGGCACTGGTCGCCGAGGAGTACGTACAGGGCGTCGAGCCGCTCTACGCCAACTACCACTCGTTCAACCGCTACATGAACGAGGTGTGGGGCTTCAACCACCAGGACCGCATCTACTCCCCCGCGCTGCTGTCGCTGCGCGACCTGGACAGCGCGGTGAAGGAACTGGAGTACGTCCTGGAGCGGGGCGCCCGGTTCATCATGCTGCCGACCGGGCCGCAGTACGGCCGCTCACCGGGCGACCCGTACTTCGACCCGTTCTGGAAACTGGTCAACGAGGCCAAGGCCAGCGTCTGTTACCACATCAGCGAGTTCTACTACAACTCACATGTCGCCCCGGCCTGGGGTCATGACGCGAGCCCCATCCACTTCCGGATGTCCGCGTGGCAGTGGATGAACACCTACGGCCAGCGTCCCATCGAGGAGACGCTCTCCGCGCTCATCTTCGACAACCTCTTCGAGCGCTTCCCCGACATCAACGTCCTGGTCTCCGAGTTCGGCGCCGAGTGGGTGCCGCACTTCGTCCGGCACATGGACAAGAGCCGCGGCATGGGCCGCAACGGTCCCTGGATCGGCGGGCAGTTGAGTGAGCGGCCCAGTCAGGTGTTCCGCAAGCACATCCGTGTGGTGCCCTACCCGGAGGACGACATCCCGAGCCTGGTCAAGCGGCTCGGCTACCACGAGTCGATCGTGATGGGCTCGGACTTCCCGCACGCGGAGGGCATCGCCAACCCCGCCGACTACCGCAAGCTCCTCGCGGAACTCGACGAGTCCGTCCAGGACGACATCATGTACAACAACGCCCAGCAGCTGATCAGCCGTTGAGCCCCTGACGCCCCAACAGAGCGGGCCCGGTACCGATTTCGGTACCGGGCCCGTTCCCGTTTCACCGCGGCTCAGACCAGGTCCGCCGCCAGGTTCGCGATGTCGGTGAGCAGCGCCGTACCGCGCGGAGTGTGGTCGTAGCCGGCGAGCGGATAGCCGTTGCTCAGACAGGCGAAGGACAGGCCCGACTCCGGGTCCATGAAGCCGAGTTGGTAGGCGGCACCCGCGCTGCCGAAGAGCGACGGCGAGCCGGTGGACGGGAGTTGGCTGCCGGCGTCCGGACCGGCCACCGTCACGAACAGACCCATGCTGGTACGCCGGGTCCCACCGCCCCCGTAGAGCTGCTCCCCGTAAGGGAGTCGGGTCAGCCGGATGCGGGTGCCCTCCGCGACCGCCTCCGGCTTCCACAGGCCCGAGTGCTCCAACGCCTGGAAGTACAGGGCGACATCGGCGGCGGTGGCGACCAGGGCGTGGCTGGGCTCCCCGGCCGCCAGGACGCGGGGGTCGGCGAGGTACCACGGTCCCCAGGGGTCGGGTTCCTGGGTGTCGTCGGTGCGGTCGGTGGCGGTCATCGGGGCGACGGTGCCGGGTTGCCGCTCGACCGGGACGCCGAGTTCGATCGAGGTGAGGCCCAGCGGGCGGGCGATCCGCTCGTGGAGGTAGTCGGCGAAGGGCAGCCCTGTGCGCCGTTCGACGATCTCGGCGATCAGCCAGGCGGCGGCGGTGAGATGGAACTGGAAGCGGGTGCCGGGCGGGGTGTCGAGCCGCCAGCGCCCGAAGGCGGCGAGCCGTTGTTCGCGGTCCAGCATCTTCGGGTAGCCGAGGGGGGCGAAGGGGAAGCCGGCGGTGTGCGTGAGCACCTGTTCGACGTTCACCGTCTCCTTCCCGTTCGGCGCGAACTCCGGGATGATCGCGGCGACTTGCTCGTCCAGGTGCAGGAGTCCCTCCCCGAGCAGCTTCCACACGACGCCGGCGACGATCGACCGGCCGACGGACTGCAGGACGTATCGGGTGTCCGGTCCGGCGTCCCCCCAGGTCTCGAACGCCACCAGGCGACCGCCGCGGGCGACGGCGACCTGAGCGGACGGAAGTGGCCCGTCCTCGACCTCCAGACGGATCCGGCGCAGCAGGACGTCCACCCGGTGCGGGTCCACCCCCACGCTCTCCGGGGCGACGACGGAGTGGTCAGTCATGGGCTTCTCCTTGGCCGGGCTCGCGCAGCCGACGCCGTACGACCTTGCCGTTGGCGTTGCGCGGCAGGCCGGCCACGAACCACCAGCGGACGGGGATCTTGAATCCGGACAGCCGGGCGCGGGCGTGCGACCTGAGCGACGCCGGTTCCGGTGGGGCGTCGGGGTCGGCCGGTACGACGAAGGCGACGACGGTCTGGCCGAGCCGTTCGTCGGGTGCGCCCGTGACCGCCACGTCCGCGACGCCGGGGTGCGCGGCCAGGACGGTCTCGACCTCCAGCGGGTGGACGTTCTCGCCGCCCCGAATGATCATGTCGCTGCCCCGGCCGTACAGGTAGAGGTAGCCGTCCTCGGCCACCCGGCCCAAGTCACCGCTGTGCAGCCAGCCTTCGGCGTCGATCCGGAAGAGGTGGTCGGCGCGGGCGTGGATCTCGCCGACGCCGTCCGGTGCGGCGTCGCGCACCCGCAGTTCCACCCCGGGGGCGGGCCGT
The nucleotide sequence above comes from Streptomyces sp. N50. Encoded proteins:
- a CDS encoding FadR/GntR family transcriptional regulator, whose product is MRVPKTAELVAAELRRQIVRGELKPGDALPPESGLMEQFGISRPTLREAFRVLESESLITVRRGAHGGARVSAPDSDVAARFAGLILEYRGATLGDVYRAAAVIEPPCVRQLAAKHTADDIKRLRDAVAAEKAVLDDPLSLVDAQDTFHALLVELTGNQTLILLCGMLRNIIDRANASYTAAATDAATQKAQALKGHRAHVRLVGLIESGKADEAEKLWQRHISGADDVVNGAGPKTVLELID
- a CDS encoding serine hydrolase domain-containing protein; translated protein: MTDHSVVAPESVGVDPHRVDVLLRRIRLEVEDGPLPSAQVAVARGGRLVAFETWGDAGPDTRYVLQSVGRSIVAGVVWKLLGEGLLHLDEQVAAIIPEFAPNGKETVNVEQVLTHTAGFPFAPLGYPKMLDREQRLAAFGRWRLDTPPGTRFQFHLTAAAWLIAEIVERRTGLPFADYLHERIARPLGLTSIELGVPVERQPGTVAPMTATDRTDDTQEPDPWGPWYLADPRVLAAGEPSHALVATAADVALYFQALEHSGLWKPEAVAEGTRIRLTRLPYGEQLYGGGGTRRTSMGLFVTVAGPDAGSQLPSTGSPSLFGSAGAAYQLGFMDPESGLSFACLSNGYPLAGYDHTPRGTALLTDIANLAADLV
- a CDS encoding amidohydrolase family protein, which produces MAEQRKRIFDCDQHMYEERDSFTRYLPKEFLGQAVAPVTLADGREVILAGDRIVVCLEPEFGQVYRPGSLKEMLKAMASGNPDETYQFEPMHESYQNREARLRVMDEQGLDQTIIYPGGWALVAEEYVQGVEPLYANYHSFNRYMNEVWGFNHQDRIYSPALLSLRDLDSAVKELEYVLERGARFIMLPTGPQYGRSPGDPYFDPFWKLVNEAKASVCYHISEFYYNSHVAPAWGHDASPIHFRMSAWQWMNTYGQRPIEETLSALIFDNLFERFPDINVLVSEFGAEWVPHFVRHMDKSRGMGRNGPWIGGQLSERPSQVFRKHIRVVPYPEDDIPSLVKRLGYHESIVMGSDFPHAEGIANPADYRKLLAELDESVQDDIMYNNAQQLISR